One genomic segment of Cryptococcus neoformans var. neoformans JEC21 chromosome 8 sequence includes these proteins:
- a CDS encoding EF-hand calcium-binding protein, Caltractin-cdc31 subfamily, putative: MSHYTKPKSRRPATLPLPHSHATTSNSRSLTEDQRGEIKEAFELFDVDKDGAIDYHELKVAMRALGFDVKKGEVMKLLKEHGGEDGLMDFLAFERIMTEKILARNPEHELRRAFELFDDDRTGKISLKNLRRVARELGETLGEEELQAMIDEFDLDQDGEINLEEFLAIMLDGE, from the exons ATGTCGCACTACACCAAACCCAAATCCAGGCGTCCCGCTACCCTCCCTTTACCCCACTCACACGCTACCACATCCAATTCCCGCTCACTGACCGAAGACCAACGCGGGGAAATCAAGGAGGCTTTCGAACTTTTCGACGTGGACAAGGACGGGGCTATCGATTACCATGAATTGAAAGTCGCTATGCGTGCTTTGGGATTCGATgtgaagaaaggggaggTCATGAAATTGTTGAAGGAACATGGGGGGGAAGATGGGTTGATGGATTTTTTGGCGTTTGAGAGGATTA TGACAGAAAAGATCCTCGCTCGAAATCCGGAGCATGAGCTCAGACGAGCGTTTGAACTGTTTGACGACGACAGAACCGGAAAAATCTCGCTCAAGAACCTAAGAAGAGTAGCACGAGAGCTGGGCGAGACTCtcggtgaagaagagct GCAAGCAATGATAGACGAATTTGACCTTGATCAGGATGGGGAGATCAACTTGGAAGAGTTCCTCGCTATCATGCTGGATGGTGAATGA